A stretch of Usitatibacter palustris DNA encodes these proteins:
- a CDS encoding type II secretion system F family protein: MPFYQYKAVSPTGEVQEGVLEAATSQAAIARLQDLGLIPIRAEEAAVARAGPASESRPLFERRSISQDDIGIVTREMATLLKAGLPLDRSMEILINLAATPRVAELLAKIRNEVRGGASLSKALDAQQGMFSRFYVNMIRAGEAGGSLPGVLVRLAEFMERAKALKSTVTSALVYPAILFAVSIFSVVILLVAVVPRFKPIFEQSGKALPFVTQAVLVAGDLLRNYWYVLPIGLAGFLWFVSRKLKDPEARFAFDRSILRWPLVGDLVAKVEMARFARTLGTLLSNGVPLVGALGIVRETMGNGWLAEAVGNVGRELKEGRGLGRPMMETGRFPLLAVHMIQVGEETGRLDEMLLQVATTYDVEVEQAIRKLLAFLEPAMILLMAVIVAAIILSMLTAMLTIYDLPI, encoded by the coding sequence CAGTACAAGGCGGTCAGCCCCACGGGGGAGGTGCAGGAGGGCGTGCTCGAAGCCGCGACCTCCCAGGCCGCGATCGCGCGCCTGCAGGACCTCGGGCTCATCCCGATCCGCGCCGAGGAAGCCGCAGTCGCACGCGCCGGCCCCGCCAGCGAATCGCGGCCGCTCTTCGAGCGCCGCAGCATTTCCCAGGACGACATCGGGATCGTGACGCGCGAAATGGCCACGCTGCTCAAGGCCGGCCTGCCGCTCGATCGCTCGATGGAGATCCTCATCAATCTCGCGGCCACGCCACGCGTTGCCGAGCTGCTCGCGAAGATCCGCAATGAAGTGCGCGGCGGCGCGTCGCTTTCGAAGGCGCTCGATGCGCAGCAGGGCATGTTCTCGCGCTTCTACGTGAACATGATCCGCGCGGGCGAAGCCGGCGGGAGCCTGCCGGGTGTGCTGGTGCGCCTTGCGGAGTTCATGGAGCGCGCGAAGGCCCTCAAGTCCACGGTCACTTCGGCGCTCGTTTATCCGGCCATCCTCTTCGCGGTGTCGATCTTCTCGGTGGTGATCCTGCTGGTCGCCGTGGTGCCGCGATTCAAGCCGATCTTCGAGCAATCGGGCAAGGCGCTGCCCTTCGTCACGCAGGCCGTGCTCGTCGCGGGCGATCTTCTGCGGAACTATTGGTACGTTTTACCGATCGGACTGGCCGGGTTCCTGTGGTTCGTGTCGCGCAAGCTCAAGGACCCCGAGGCGCGTTTTGCCTTCGATCGGTCGATCCTTCGCTGGCCGCTCGTCGGTGACCTGGTCGCGAAGGTGGAGATGGCGCGATTCGCCCGCACGCTGGGCACGCTGCTTTCCAACGGCGTGCCCCTCGTAGGCGCGCTCGGAATCGTGCGCGAGACGATGGGCAACGGCTGGCTCGCGGAGGCCGTGGGCAACGTGGGCCGAGAGCTCAAGGAAGGCCGCGGACTGGGGCGGCCGATGATGGAGACGGGACGCTTTCCCCTGCTCGCCGTCCACATGATCCAGGTGGGCGAAGAGACCGGGCGACTCGACGAAATGCTCTTGCAGGTGGCGACGACGTACGACGTCGAAGTCGAACAGGCGATCCGCAAGCTCCTCGCGTTCCTGGAGCCGGCGATGATCCTGCTGATGGCGGTGATCGTGGCGGCGATCATCCTGTCGATGCTCACCGCCATGCTCACGATCTACGACTTGCCTATCTAG